A region of Paenimyroides aestuarii DNA encodes the following proteins:
- a CDS encoding DUF4349 domain-containing protein, producing MKKYIFWVFAFNSLLITACKNNETATEDAVAVTEIELPEYEPREDNVMYDAQLSSEEMAQVQEPTPNHNNVQNEVSFAKKIIKSATVKYQVDDLEEEKNKLVRETNALKGFVVSEIADATFNNPQIAFQLNIPSEHFDGFITSLEKDVAYFDLKEIKREDVTRDYVDVATRLKNQRALEARYLELLKQAKNVTEILEIEEKLHQVRLEIELSENRLRLYDRQVRYSSVSLTIFKEIPHAKSPDRTIGYKTKNAFIGGFENFVDSLIDILYLWPFFLIILIFGLWFLVKYKKYKKNQSKSN from the coding sequence ATGAAAAAGTATATTTTTTGGGTGTTTGCTTTCAACAGTTTGTTGATCACTGCTTGTAAAAACAACGAAACGGCTACCGAAGATGCCGTAGCTGTTACCGAGATCGAATTGCCAGAATATGAACCACGCGAGGATAATGTGATGTATGATGCCCAATTATCTTCAGAAGAAATGGCTCAAGTTCAAGAGCCAACACCTAACCACAACAACGTGCAGAACGAAGTTTCTTTTGCTAAAAAAATCATTAAATCGGCAACGGTTAAATATCAAGTAGATGATTTAGAAGAAGAAAAAAATAAACTGGTTCGCGAAACCAATGCTTTAAAAGGTTTTGTAGTTTCTGAAATTGCTGATGCCACTTTCAACAATCCGCAAATTGCTTTTCAGCTTAATATTCCTTCGGAACATTTCGACGGGTTTATTACTTCTCTTGAAAAAGATGTAGCTTATTTTGATTTAAAGGAAATTAAGCGCGAAGATGTTACCCGCGATTACGTGGATGTAGCCACTCGCTTAAAAAACCAAAGGGCATTAGAAGCACGCTATTTAGAGTTGTTGAAACAAGCAAAAAACGTTACCGAAATTTTAGAAATCGAAGAGAAACTCCACCAAGTGCGATTAGAAATTGAGCTTTCAGAAAACCGCCTGCGGTTGTATGATCGACAAGTGCGATACAGTTCCGTTTCGCTTACTATTTTTAAAGAAATCCCACACGCAAAATCGCCCGATCGCACTATTGGATACAAAACCAAAAATGCGTTTATCGGTGGTTTTGAAAATTTTGTAGATTCGTTAATAGATATTTTATACCTTTGGCCGTTTTTTTTAATTATTCTTATTTTTGGGCTATGGTTTTTAGTGAAATATAAGAAATATAAAAAAAATCAATCTAAATCTAATTAA
- a CDS encoding KUP/HAK/KT family potassium transporter: MEAKHSLNKVSAGALLITLGIIYGDIGTSPLYVMKAIFGEAPINENLVLGAVSCVLWTLTIQTSIKYVWLTLQADNNGEGGIFSLYTLVKKLKKKWLIVPALIGGSAMLADGFITPPISISSALEGLKIYYPDLQTIPLVIAVIVVLFFFQSYGTKTIGKFFGPIMFIWFSMLAIVGLLQIIQLPEILKAFNPYYAYLLLKEHPEGFYVLGFVFLCTTGAEALYSDLGHCGIKNIRASWLFVKTTLILNYFGQGAFLLSHADIKLKTFENGAEFIQNPFYLMMPQWFIPIGIIVATLAAIIAAQALITGSFTMINEAMRLNLWPRVLVKYPSIIKGQLYIPSTNWMLCIGCILIVLHFKESSNMEAAYGLAIVMCMIATSILLTYYMILKRFSKFIIVAFVMVYSVIEISFFLANIDKFHHGGYVSLLVAGGLASVMAIWFLGKRIRKNYTEFVRLEDYTTVIEDLSNDESIPQYANNLIYLTNAHIKSEIESKVIYSILYKRPKRADVYWMLHVNVLDEPYGMEYQIKKFSDKIIRVDFYLGFRIAPKISPLFKKVLEDLNKCGEFNKLSTYHSLRKNQITADHKYIIIEKVVSYDNDLPWYEKFVLDCYAFIRKNSLSEEKAFGLDNSSVKIEYYPLLLNNNIADIPLKRRTDKKK, translated from the coding sequence GTGGAAGCAAAACACAGCCTAAATAAAGTAAGTGCCGGCGCTTTATTAATCACATTAGGTATTATTTATGGAGATATCGGTACTTCGCCTTTGTATGTAATGAAAGCTATTTTTGGCGAAGCACCCATTAATGAAAATCTGGTGCTGGGTGCGGTTTCTTGTGTGCTTTGGACACTTACCATACAAACCAGCATAAAATATGTATGGCTTACCTTACAAGCTGATAACAACGGAGAAGGGGGCATTTTTTCGCTTTATACGTTGGTGAAAAAACTAAAGAAAAAATGGTTGATTGTTCCGGCCTTAATTGGCGGTAGTGCCATGCTTGCCGATGGATTCATCACACCTCCTATCTCAATTTCTTCGGCCTTGGAGGGTTTAAAAATTTATTACCCCGATTTGCAAACCATTCCGCTTGTAATTGCTGTTATTGTGGTGCTGTTCTTTTTTCAGAGTTATGGTACCAAAACCATTGGAAAATTCTTCGGACCTATTATGTTTATTTGGTTCAGCATGTTGGCAATTGTGGGGTTATTGCAAATTATCCAATTGCCAGAAATTTTAAAAGCATTTAATCCTTATTACGCTTATTTGCTGTTAAAAGAACATCCCGAAGGTTTTTATGTACTGGGTTTTGTGTTTCTGTGTACCACAGGTGCCGAAGCTTTGTACAGCGATTTGGGTCATTGTGGCATAAAAAACATACGCGCAAGTTGGTTGTTTGTAAAAACAACATTGATTTTAAATTACTTTGGTCAAGGTGCATTTTTACTTTCACATGCCGATATAAAACTGAAAACATTTGAAAACGGAGCTGAGTTTATTCAAAACCCGTTCTATTTAATGATGCCGCAATGGTTTATTCCCATCGGAATTATTGTAGCAACATTGGCAGCCATCATTGCAGCACAAGCATTAATTACCGGCTCATTTACCATGATAAACGAGGCCATGCGTTTAAATCTTTGGCCGCGTGTGTTGGTTAAATATCCATCGATTATAAAAGGACAGTTATACATTCCTTCTACCAACTGGATGCTTTGCATTGGTTGTATATTGATTGTGTTGCATTTCAAAGAATCGAGCAATATGGAAGCTGCTTATGGTTTGGCAATTGTAATGTGCATGATTGCAACCAGTATATTGCTTACCTACTATATGATTTTAAAACGCTTCAGTAAATTCATCATCGTTGCGTTTGTAATGGTATATAGCGTGATTGAAATATCGTTTTTCTTGGCAAATATTGATAAGTTTCACCACGGCGGTTATGTGTCGCTTTTAGTGGCAGGAGGTTTAGCAAGTGTTATGGCCATTTGGTTTTTGGGTAAACGCATTCGTAAGAATTATACCGAATTTGTTCGTTTGGAAGATTACACCACTGTAATAGAAGATTTAAGCAATGACGAAAGCATCCCGCAATATGCCAACAACCTCATCTATCTTACCAACGCACATATTAAAAGCGAAATTGAATCGAAAGTGATTTATTCCATCCTTTATAAACGTCCCAAACGTGCTGATGTTTATTGGATGTTGCATGTAAATGTTTTAGATGAACCTTATGGAATGGAATATCAAATTAAAAAATTCTCAGACAAAATTATCCGTGTCGATTTTTATTTAGGATTCCGCATTGCACCAAAGATAAGTCCGTTGTTTAAAAAAGTTTTAGAAGATTTAAACAAATGCGGAGAGTTCAATAAACTTAGTACGTATCACTCTTTAAGAAAAAATCAAATTACTGCCGACCACAAATACATCATCATCGAAAAAGTGGTTTCTTATGACAATGATTTGCCTTGGTACGAAAAATTTGTACTCGATTGTTATGCATTCATCCGCAAGAACAGTTTATCGGAAGAAAAAGCTTTTGGATTAGACAATAGTTCGGTGAAAATTGAATATTATCCGCTGTTGTTGAACAACAATATCGCTGATATTCCTTTAAAACGAAGAACCGATAAAAAGAAATAA
- a CDS encoding pyridoxamine 5'-phosphate oxidase family protein, with the protein MSTENLNHKEAVEKLKNMVDAIDIGMLSTFQNHTDYPHSIPMSRQEVDEEGNIWFLFSATSDTHQHLMENKKVSLTFADVKSYEFLSINGIGEVSRDAAKIEKYWNKFVEAWFEKGKEDPNIRILKVVPNEAHYWDNKTNKLVTFFKVATSALTGAKMDMGREGDLNL; encoded by the coding sequence ATGAGTACAGAAAACCTGAACCACAAGGAAGCAGTTGAAAAGTTAAAAAACATGGTAGATGCCATTGATATTGGTATGCTTTCTACTTTTCAAAACCACACCGATTATCCACACAGCATTCCAATGAGCCGTCAAGAAGTTGACGAAGAAGGCAATATATGGTTTCTATTTTCGGCAACCAGCGATACCCACCAACACTTAATGGAAAACAAAAAAGTATCATTGACCTTTGCCGATGTTAAATCCTATGAATTTTTAAGTATCAACGGCATTGGCGAAGTTTCAAGAGATGCTGCCAAAATCGAAAAATATTGGAACAAGTTTGTAGAAGCTTGGTTTGAAAAAGGGAAAGAAGATCCCAACATTCGCATCTTAAAAGTAGTTCCAAATGAGGCACACTATTGGGACAACAAAACCAACAAATTGGTTACTTTCTTCAAAGTAGCAACAAGCGCGTTAACAGGCGCAAAAATGGACATGGGCAGAGAAGGCGATTTAAACCTTTAG
- a CDS encoding catalase: protein MKKEKKQTDENQKTKQLQQQITDNNGKVLTTNDGVPIYDNNNTLKAGERGPSLQQDHIYLDKLMHFDRERIPERVVHARGSGAHGVFEMNADLSKYTSAHFLQKGVQTPVFVRFSTVAGFKGSTDLARDVRGFSVKFYTEEGNYDLVGNNIPVFFIQDAMNFPDLIHAVKPEPNNEIPQAASAHDTFWDFISLMPESAHMIMWVMSDRAIPRSLRMMEGFGVHTFKLVNAEGKGTFVKFHWKPRLGTHGVAWNEAQKISGFNSDFHRQDLWEAIENGNYPQWDLGMQLIPEEDEHSFSFDLLDPTKIVPEEVVPVTIVGTMTLNKNPENFFAETEQAAFDPGRVVPGIDFSNDPLLQGRIFSYMDTQNYRLGGPNFHELPINRSINKKTNNQKDGFARQDILKGDVSYFPNSKAAGCPYHAMLKGETGYQSHKEPIETVKERKRTQLFADHFTQARLFFQSQTSYEQNHIINALSFELSKVNDPKIRERQVAILHQIDKHLAMQVGSNLGISVPEQLDELTLQFARNNHPEYPLKPNKPEVEKSAPLSMAVKKGEGTIATRKVAFLLDEGSSKASVDAFKKALEKEGAEAVLIAPHVGTFQFMEGGTENIQHTYATDASVLYDAVYTPGGKATEKLLKNPDYFAFINEAYRHCKALAFAEGTEDVLAQSFVEKDRGVFLESKDKNWISEMIAVMKEHRVWEREEARKVPV, encoded by the coding sequence ATGAAAAAAGAAAAAAAGCAAACCGACGAAAACCAAAAAACCAAACAGTTGCAACAACAAATTACGGATAACAACGGTAAGGTGCTCACTACCAACGACGGCGTACCTATTTATGACAACAACAATACCCTGAAAGCAGGCGAAAGAGGACCGTCTTTGCAACAAGATCATATTTATCTGGACAAATTGATGCATTTCGACAGAGAACGTATTCCCGAGCGTGTGGTACATGCCCGCGGAAGTGGGGCGCATGGCGTTTTTGAAATGAATGCAGATTTATCAAAATACACCTCCGCACATTTTTTACAAAAAGGCGTGCAAACCCCAGTTTTTGTACGTTTTTCTACCGTTGCAGGTTTTAAAGGATCTACCGATTTGGCACGCGATGTACGCGGTTTTAGCGTAAAATTTTATACAGAAGAAGGAAACTACGATTTGGTAGGAAACAATATTCCCGTGTTTTTTATACAAGATGCGATGAATTTTCCGGATTTAATTCATGCAGTAAAACCCGAACCCAACAATGAAATTCCGCAGGCAGCTTCGGCACACGATACTTTTTGGGATTTTATTTCATTAATGCCCGAGTCAGCACATATGATTATGTGGGTGATGTCAGACAGAGCCATTCCTCGCAGTTTGCGTATGATGGAAGGTTTTGGGGTACACACTTTTAAGTTAGTCAATGCAGAAGGAAAAGGCACTTTTGTAAAATTTCACTGGAAACCTCGTTTAGGGACACACGGTGTGGCATGGAACGAAGCACAGAAAATATCAGGATTCAATTCCGATTTTCACCGTCAGGATTTATGGGAAGCAATTGAAAACGGAAACTATCCGCAATGGGATTTAGGCATGCAGTTGATTCCTGAAGAAGACGAACATTCCTTTTCATTCGATTTATTAGATCCAACTAAAATAGTACCTGAAGAAGTGGTGCCAGTAACCATTGTTGGTACCATGACATTGAACAAAAATCCTGAAAACTTTTTTGCCGAAACCGAACAAGCTGCATTTGATCCGGGGCGTGTGGTTCCCGGAATCGATTTTTCTAACGATCCGTTGCTTCAAGGCAGAATTTTTTCTTATATGGATACCCAAAATTACCGTTTAGGTGGACCCAATTTTCATGAATTGCCCATTAATCGAAGCATCAACAAAAAAACCAATAATCAAAAAGACGGTTTTGCCCGCCAAGATATTTTAAAAGGTGATGTAAGTTATTTTCCAAACAGTAAAGCCGCTGGTTGTCCGTACCACGCCATGTTGAAAGGCGAAACAGGTTATCAATCGCACAAAGAACCTATTGAAACTGTGAAAGAACGCAAAAGAACACAATTATTCGCAGACCACTTCACACAAGCCCGATTGTTTTTCCAATCGCAAACATCATACGAGCAAAATCATATTATAAACGCACTTTCGTTTGAATTGAGTAAGGTGAACGACCCTAAAATCAGGGAACGCCAAGTAGCTATTCTGCATCAAATAGACAAGCATTTAGCGATGCAAGTAGGTAGTAATTTGGGAATCAGCGTTCCTGAACAATTAGATGAGCTAACGTTGCAATTTGCCCGAAACAATCATCCGGAATATCCTCTAAAACCAAACAAACCCGAAGTGGAAAAATCTGCACCTTTAAGCATGGCTGTTAAAAAAGGAGAAGGAACTATTGCCACGCGCAAAGTGGCTTTTCTCCTTGATGAAGGATCTTCTAAAGCCAGTGTTGATGCATTTAAAAAGGCGTTAGAAAAAGAAGGTGCTGAAGCGGTTTTAATTGCACCGCATGTGGGTACGTTTCAGTTTATGGAAGGTGGTACAGAAAACATTCAACACACCTATGCCACAGATGCATCGGTTTTATATGATGCAGTGTACACTCCCGGCGGAAAAGCAACTGAAAAATTATTAAAAAATCCCGATTATTTTGCTTTTATCAACGAAGCATATCGTCATTGCAAAGCATTGGCTTTTGCCGAGGGAACAGAAGATGTTTTGGCGCAATCGTTTGTAGAAAAAGACCGTGGTGTTTTTTTAGAAAGCAAAGATAAAAACTGGATTTCTGAAATGATTGCCGTTATGAAAGAACACCGTGTTTGGGAACGCGAAGAAGCCCGAAAAGTTCCTGTTTAG
- a CDS encoding TIGR03915 family putative DNA repair protein, translated as MNYVFDGSYLGFLCCVFECFEMKEWKAVPVAEGFFQPDIFMPERTIFTDVDKAKRIQNALINQFGKATADDFYKAFLSEDTEAWNAAFYIMVSLFKGNHSILEHFGDLKVLYFHQTLKKVSRERHRMKAFIRFSKSSDGLYFAVIEPDFNVLPLILSFFRNRYTDMPWVIYDVKRKYGFHYNLKGLYEIVIDKQEQTAFQNTNLTIALDERDELFKRLWKQYFKSTNIEARKNMKLHVQHVPKRYWKYLVEKQ; from the coding sequence ATGAATTATGTGTTCGATGGCAGTTATCTCGGATTTTTGTGTTGTGTTTTCGAGTGTTTCGAAATGAAAGAATGGAAGGCCGTACCGGTTGCCGAAGGTTTTTTTCAGCCCGATATATTCATGCCCGAAAGAACCATTTTTACGGATGTTGACAAAGCCAAACGCATTCAAAACGCATTGATTAATCAATTTGGAAAAGCCACAGCCGATGATTTTTACAAAGCATTTCTCTCTGAAGATACCGAAGCTTGGAATGCGGCTTTTTATATCATGGTTTCATTGTTTAAAGGAAATCATTCCATATTAGAACATTTTGGTGATTTAAAGGTTTTGTATTTTCATCAAACCTTAAAAAAAGTAAGCCGTGAACGCCACCGCATGAAAGCTTTTATACGTTTTAGCAAAAGCAGCGATGGTTTATATTTTGCAGTTATTGAACCCGATTTTAATGTGTTGCCTTTGATCTTATCATTTTTTAGAAATAGATATACCGATATGCCTTGGGTGATCTATGATGTAAAACGCAAATACGGATTTCATTACAATTTAAAAGGACTTTATGAAATTGTGATTGATAAACAAGAACAAACCGCTTTTCAAAACACCAATTTAACTATTGCTTTAGACGAACGCGATGAACTTTTTAAACGTTTGTGGAAACAGTATTTTAAAAGTACCAATATCGAAGCACGCAAAAACATGAAATTGCATGTGCAACATGTGCCGAAAAGGTATTGGAAGTATCTGGTTGAAAAACAGTAA
- a CDS encoding putative DNA modification/repair radical SAM protein: MLERIEEKLMILADAAKYDVSCSSSGSKRKNTGGIGDASASGICHTYTEDGRCVSLLKILLTNHCIYDCAFCVSRKSNDVKRAAFTVEEVVDLTMNFYRRNYIEGLFLSSGIFKNADFTMERLLRIVKKLRLEQRYNGYIHLKTIPGASEELIQEAGLYVDRMSINLEMPTEAGLKLVAPEKSHDAVRKPLQFINQKIQGFQNEKKLIKHTPNFVPAGQSTQMVIGATPENDWEIMSVADEFYKKYQLKRVYYSGYIPVNNANETLPQIGSRPPLIRENRLYQTDWLLRFYNFSLNEILNPAFTQLDLDIDPKLSWALRNLHLFPIDINTADYQTIIRVPGIGRGSAMKIVSARKYGKLREYQLKKMGIAYNRAKHFITCADTIAPLGFKYAPQIKNTILQMGSSKYKAEMAENQLKLF, from the coding sequence ATTTTGGAACGTATCGAAGAAAAATTGATGATATTGGCCGATGCTGCAAAATATGATGTGAGTTGCAGTTCTAGCGGAAGCAAGCGAAAAAATACCGGCGGAATTGGCGATGCATCTGCTTCAGGAATTTGCCATACCTACACGGAAGACGGAAGATGTGTGTCTTTGCTTAAAATTTTGCTTACAAATCATTGCATCTACGATTGTGCTTTTTGCGTGAGCCGTAAAAGCAACGATGTAAAACGTGCTGCCTTTACGGTGGAAGAAGTGGTAGATTTAACCATGAATTTTTACCGCCGCAATTATATAGAAGGATTGTTTTTAAGTTCGGGCATTTTTAAAAATGCTGATTTTACAATGGAACGTTTGCTGCGTATTGTGAAAAAACTGCGATTGGAGCAACGGTATAACGGATACATTCACTTAAAAACCATTCCCGGTGCCAGCGAAGAACTGATACAGGAAGCTGGTTTGTATGTGGATCGTATGAGTATTAATCTTGAAATGCCCACCGAAGCTGGATTAAAGCTCGTGGCGCCTGAAAAAAGTCATGATGCGGTGCGCAAACCTTTGCAATTTATCAATCAAAAAATTCAAGGATTTCAAAACGAAAAAAAACTAATCAAACACACGCCCAATTTTGTTCCTGCGGGGCAAAGTACACAAATGGTTATTGGTGCCACGCCCGAAAACGATTGGGAAATTATGAGTGTTGCCGATGAGTTTTACAAGAAATATCAACTTAAACGGGTGTATTACAGTGGATATATTCCTGTGAATAATGCAAACGAAACACTTCCACAAATAGGTTCGCGACCGCCATTGATTCGAGAAAACCGATTGTATCAAACCGATTGGTTGCTGCGATTTTACAATTTTTCATTGAATGAAATTCTAAATCCGGCTTTCACACAGTTAGATTTAGATATCGATCCCAAATTGAGTTGGGCATTGCGCAATCTGCATTTATTTCCAATTGATATTAATACTGCTGATTATCAAACCATAATTCGCGTTCCAGGAATTGGCAGAGGATCGGCAATGAAAATTGTTTCAGCCAGAAAATACGGTAAGTTGCGCGAATATCAACTCAAAAAAATGGGCATTGCGTATAACCGAGCCAAACATTTTATTACGTGTGCCGATACCATTGCGCCGTTGGGTTTTAAATATGCACCCCAAATAAAAAATACTATTTTGCAAATGGGTAGTAGTAAATACAAAGCGGAAATGGCTGAAAATCAATTAAAATTGTTTTAA
- a CDS encoding type 1 glutamine amidotransferase domain-containing protein: MNDLKGKKIAILTEDGFEEIELTSPLEALKDAGAEVLIVSPKNGKVKAKSGDDWTKEYQVDLQLNHAKANEFDALVLPGGVINPDKLRTNKDALQFVQTFFNENKPVAAICHGPQVLINAEAVRNKKLTSVGAIEADLKNAGAQWEDQEVVVDGNLITSRTPKDLPAFNKATIEAIAKA, from the coding sequence ATGAATGATTTAAAAGGAAAAAAAATTGCCATTCTTACAGAAGATGGCTTTGAAGAAATTGAATTGACCAGCCCGCTTGAAGCCTTGAAAGATGCCGGCGCAGAAGTGTTGATTGTATCGCCAAAAAATGGTAAAGTAAAAGCAAAATCGGGTGACGATTGGACCAAAGAGTACCAAGTGGACTTGCAGCTAAACCATGCAAAAGCCAATGAATTTGACGCATTGGTTCTGCCGGGTGGTGTGATCAATCCAGACAAATTGCGCACCAATAAAGATGCTTTGCAGTTTGTACAAACATTTTTTAACGAGAACAAACCGGTTGCTGCCATTTGTCATGGCCCACAAGTCTTGATAAATGCAGAAGCTGTTCGAAACAAAAAATTGACATCGGTTGGGGCAATTGAAGCCGACCTAAAAAATGCCGGTGCACAATGGGAAGATCAAGAAGTTGTTGTGGATGGAAATTTAATCACCAGCCGCACCCCAAAAGATTTACCCGCTTTTAACAAAGCAACAATTGAGGCGATTGCCAAAGCCTAA
- the nfsB gene encoding oxygen-insensitive NAD(P)H nitroreductase, producing the protein MNLINILNNRYSTKSFDPSKKIKEDDFKQLLSLLQMSASSVNLQPWHFVIASTEEGKHRMAKGVQGNYKFNEAKVLNASHVVLFCSKTRIDEAYKEQVLESEANAGRFPNEQIKQMTKDGRTLFVNIHKEQLKDEQHWLEKQVYLNIGQFLLGAAALGIDACPMEGIDVQILDEEFGLTEKGFTAITAVALGYRGESDFNDPAKTPKARLALEDITTLV; encoded by the coding sequence ATGAATTTAATCAACATTTTAAACAATCGATATTCAACGAAATCATTCGATCCTTCCAAAAAAATAAAAGAAGACGATTTTAAGCAACTTCTATCATTATTGCAAATGAGTGCGTCTAGCGTAAACCTTCAGCCGTGGCATTTTGTAATTGCTTCTACGGAAGAGGGTAAACATAGAATGGCAAAAGGTGTACAAGGAAATTATAAATTCAATGAAGCCAAAGTGCTGAATGCCTCGCATGTGGTGCTTTTCTGCTCCAAAACGCGTATTGATGAAGCCTACAAAGAGCAAGTTCTTGAATCGGAAGCCAATGCTGGGCGTTTCCCCAATGAGCAAATCAAGCAAATGACCAAAGACGGCAGAACTTTGTTTGTAAATATTCATAAAGAACAATTAAAAGACGAGCAACATTGGTTGGAAAAACAAGTGTATTTGAACATTGGTCAGTTTTTATTGGGAGCAGCCGCTTTGGGAATTGATGCATGCCCCATGGAAGGCATTGATGTGCAAATTTTGGATGAAGAATTTGGATTAACCGAAAAAGGATTCACAGCCATTACTGCTGTGGCGTTGGGATATAGAGGCGAAAGCGATTTTAATGATCCTGCCAAAACACCAAAAGCCCGATTGGCTTTAGAAGATATTACCACACTTGTTTAA
- a CDS encoding winged helix-turn-helix transcriptional regulator, whose product MEKNRSNCPLSCSLDILGDKWSLLIIRDVIWKGKVSYSEFLLSEEKIATNILANRLKMLEEESILIKEVSATNKSKFEYRLTQKGADLLPILIEMADWSVKHNESAKASAFGQRIAGKKVKFLKEIQSKLQERINNKE is encoded by the coding sequence ATGGAAAAAAACAGATCAAATTGTCCGCTAAGTTGTTCGCTTGATATTTTGGGCGATAAATGGTCGTTGCTGATTATTCGCGATGTAATATGGAAAGGAAAGGTATCATACAGCGAATTTTTACTTTCGGAAGAAAAAATTGCGACCAACATTTTAGCAAATCGATTAAAAATGTTAGAGGAAGAAAGTATTTTGATAAAGGAAGTTTCTGCTACCAACAAATCGAAATTTGAGTATCGTTTAACGCAAAAAGGTGCGGATTTGTTACCTATTTTGATAGAAATGGCCGATTGGAGCGTTAAGCACAATGAATCGGCTAAAGCATCGGCTTTCGGTCAGCGAATAGCTGGCAAAAAGGTAAAATTCCTGAAGGAAATACAATCAAAACTTCAAGAACGAATTAATAATAAGGAATAA
- a CDS encoding TetR/AcrR family transcriptional regulator codes for MQRIEDHQKNWIAHGYETFALHGQAALKIEPLAKKVGKSKSSFYHHFADMDLFVDLLLQHHVAQSKIIALKEQQAQSVHPDLVEILVTHKTDLLFNRQLRFQQHIPAFAAVLHQSNQIVGDAFVKLWVKDLGLQLSAQQINGIFSLALENFFLQINHENLNHTWLSAYFENLKAIAKSFA; via the coding sequence ATGCAACGCATAGAAGACCATCAAAAAAATTGGATTGCACATGGCTACGAAACCTTTGCACTACATGGACAAGCTGCTTTAAAAATAGAACCACTTGCTAAGAAAGTTGGCAAAAGTAAATCATCGTTTTATCATCATTTTGCAGATATGGATTTATTTGTGGACTTGCTTTTACAACATCATGTTGCACAATCTAAAATTATTGCACTTAAAGAGCAGCAGGCTCAATCAGTCCACCCAGATCTTGTTGAAATATTGGTAACACATAAAACCGATTTGCTTTTTAACCGTCAATTGCGCTTTCAGCAACACATTCCTGCATTTGCGGCTGTTTTGCATCAATCGAATCAAATAGTGGGCGATGCGTTTGTAAAATTGTGGGTTAAAGATTTAGGCTTGCAGCTATCTGCACAACAAATAAATGGCATTTTTAGCTTGGCATTAGAGAATTTTTTCTTGCAAATCAACCATGAAAACCTTAATCACACTTGGCTTTCGGCATATTTTGAAAATTTGAAAGCAATTGCCAAAAGTTTTGCCTGA
- a CDS encoding energy transducer TonB: protein MKSKIVLLVLTTLLTFTTRVTAQNKTLKDTVVSRADIKPSFMGGNKELFDYIDKNLEHPKNAKTSDIKGRVDVSFIVEKDGRLTNIQIERSLSRSHNRKAKKLVRKMPRWKPALLGGQPVRFRFRLPVVFKTEINN from the coding sequence ATGAAGAGTAAAATAGTTTTATTGGTACTGACTACTCTGTTGACTTTCACAACAAGGGTAACAGCGCAGAATAAAACATTAAAAGATACCGTTGTTAGCAGAGCAGATATTAAACCATCATTTATGGGAGGAAATAAAGAACTCTTTGATTATATCGACAAAAACTTGGAACATCCTAAAAATGCTAAAACAAGTGATATAAAAGGACGTGTCGATGTTTCATTCATCGTAGAAAAAGATGGGCGACTTACTAATATTCAAATAGAAAGAAGCCTTTCTAGAAGCCATAACAGAAAAGCAAAAAAACTAGTGCGAAAAATGCCTAGGTGGAAACCCGCTTTATTGGGTGGACAACCTGTAAGATTCAGGTTTCGCTTACCGGTAGTTTTTAAAACAGAAATAAACAATTAG